A region from the Corylus avellana chromosome ca7, CavTom2PMs-1.0 genome encodes:
- the LOC132188828 gene encoding calmodulin-like protein 30 produces the protein MSMSFLDFQFGVSRKSSLKPTQSSNSTSRSFQPSMEEMRWVFDKFDANKDGKISREEYKLAQRALNKGIPETELVKLFQTIDSDGDGFIDFKEFMEMFNVGGRVKATEIQSAFRAFDLNGDGKISAEELSQVLKKLGEGCSLKACRKIVKAVDTNGDGFIDINEFMSMMASGKKLP, from the coding sequence ATGTCGATGAGTTTTCTCGATTTCCAGTTTGGGGTTTCACGAAAGTCGTCACTAAAACCAACCCAGTCGAGCAACTCCACGTCACGGTCTTTCCAGCCAAGCATGGAGGAGATGAGATGGGTGTTCGATAAATTTGACGCCAACAAAGATGGGAAGATCTCCCGCGAGGAGTACAAGTTAGCACAAAGGGCACTGAATAAAGGAATCCCGGAAACGGAGTTGGTCAAGTTATTTCAGACCATTGATTCTGATGGAGATGGGTTCATTGATTTCAAAGAGTTCATGGAAATGTTTAACGTGGGTGGCAGGGTAAAAGCGACTGAGATTCAGAGTGCTTTCCGAGCGTTTGATTTGAACGGCGATGGTAAAATAAGCGCGGAGGAACTTTCGCAGGTTCTGAAAAAGCTAGGAGAAGGTTGCAGCCTCAAGGCTTGCCGGAAAATCGTGAAAGCGGTGGACACGAACGGGGATGGTTTTATTGATATTAATGAATTTATGAGCATGATGGCAAGCGGCAAGAAACTGCCATGA